In Alphaproteobacteria bacterium US3C007, one genomic interval encodes:
- the dnaE gene encoding DNA polymerase III subunit alpha — MTKNAQFIHLRLHSEYSLLEGAMRLKKLPDLCQNMAMPAVAVTDSNNLFAALEFSVSASAAGVQPILGCQIDLAYAPVPLGGRKPPPAPIVLLAQSETGYENLLKLNSCLYLKADGELPQVSLEDLKRFHKDLICLTGGADGPVGCLLRAGQAPAAEALMQQFSEIYGDRLYVELQRHPGETGLPEAERLTEAGFIEFAYRMDLPLVATNDVYFPKSDMYEAHDALICIAEGAYVDQQAPRRRLSAQHYFKTPQEMVTLFADLPEAVANTLEIARRCAFMAYRRDPILPKFATDEVQELRRQAQEGLAARLAIIPHADTVEAYEKRLEFELKIIEGMGFPGYFLIVADFIKWAKEKNIPVGPGRGSGAGSLVAYSLTITDLDPLRYSLLFERFLNPERVSMPDFDIDFCMDRRDEVIQYVQEKYGRDKVGQIITFGALLSKAAVRDIGRVLQMPYGQVDRLSKMIPVEGVKPVSIEKALADEPRLREEAQNEEVVDRLLTYGQQVEGLLRNASTHAAGVVIGDRPLDALVPLYQDPRSDMPATQFNMKWVEQAGLVKFDFLGLKTLTVIQNAVDLVIKSGRALHIAADGSSLYEPATGTQDDIAAIPLDDEKSYALYAAAKTIAVFQVESSGMMDALKRMKPTCIEDIVALVALYRPGPMENIPTYCEVKNGLKDRASIHPLIDDILEETQGIIVYQEQVMQIAQVMANYSLGGADLLRRAMGKKIKEAMDAERPKFETGAAENGVDAKKASEVFDLLEKFANYGFNKSHAAAYAVVSYQTAWLKANHPVEFMAGVMNCDLHLTDKLAVYFEEVRKGLSLPFVPPCINRSQATFDVHEGALVYALGALKNVGVEAMRLFTQARHVEGVERPFVTLFDVARRVDLKRVGKRPLEMLARAGAFDQLDGNRRRVFSSLDALVGYSAAIHEQKASNQVSLFGEAGEDLPEPRLISMEDWLPAERLSEEFSAIGFYLSGHPLDDYMAPLRRKGVMTLEELQKKAQNGPLVAKLAGVVAGRQERKSAKGNRFAFAQLSDVSGAYEVTLFSDALEKSREFLEAGAQVLVGVEASLESDQLKLLARSVVPLDGAIADAGATGLRIFIDNLDSVPSVASVLQQAAGTSKRGGKGPIYFCLLNADLPGEVEIDIGQEFPVTPQIKGAIKSLGGVLQVEEL; from the coding sequence ATGACAAAAAATGCCCAATTCATCCACCTGAGATTGCACAGCGAGTATTCCCTTCTTGAAGGGGCGATGCGGCTGAAAAAGCTTCCAGATTTATGCCAAAACATGGCGATGCCGGCCGTTGCAGTGACGGATAGTAATAATTTATTCGCGGCGCTTGAATTTTCGGTTTCTGCCAGCGCGGCCGGTGTGCAACCCATTCTGGGCTGTCAGATTGATCTGGCTTATGCGCCTGTGCCGCTGGGTGGGCGCAAACCACCACCAGCGCCGATCGTGCTGCTGGCGCAATCGGAAACGGGTTATGAAAACTTACTCAAATTGAACTCTTGCTTATATCTCAAGGCGGATGGCGAGCTGCCGCAAGTCAGCTTAGAGGATTTGAAGCGTTTTCATAAAGATCTGATTTGCTTGACGGGGGGCGCAGATGGTCCTGTGGGCTGCCTGCTCAGAGCGGGCCAAGCGCCAGCAGCAGAAGCGTTGATGCAGCAATTTTCCGAAATTTATGGGGATCGCCTTTATGTTGAGTTACAGCGCCATCCCGGGGAGACGGGGCTTCCCGAGGCCGAACGGCTGACAGAGGCCGGATTTATCGAGTTTGCGTATCGCATGGATTTGCCTTTGGTGGCCACCAATGACGTATATTTCCCCAAATCCGACATGTATGAGGCGCATGATGCGTTGATTTGCATCGCCGAAGGGGCTTATGTGGATCAGCAAGCACCGCGCCGCCGGCTCAGCGCGCAGCATTATTTCAAAACGCCCCAAGAAATGGTGACGCTCTTTGCCGATCTTCCCGAAGCCGTTGCCAATACGCTAGAAATCGCGCGCCGTTGCGCCTTCATGGCTTATCGGCGGGATCCGATTTTGCCAAAATTTGCAACCGATGAGGTTCAGGAATTACGCCGCCAGGCGCAAGAGGGATTGGCCGCGCGTTTGGCGATTATTCCGCATGCGGATACGGTGGAGGCCTATGAAAAGCGGCTTGAATTTGAGCTGAAGATTATCGAAGGCATGGGCTTTCCAGGATATTTTCTAATCGTGGCAGACTTTATCAAATGGGCGAAAGAAAAGAACATACCGGTTGGTCCCGGGCGTGGATCTGGAGCGGGCAGTTTGGTGGCGTATTCGCTGACCATTACCGATTTGGATCCGTTGCGCTATTCGCTTTTGTTTGAACGGTTTTTAAATCCAGAACGCGTGAGCATGCCGGATTTTGATATCGATTTCTGTATGGATCGCCGCGATGAAGTGATCCAATATGTGCAAGAAAAATATGGCCGTGACAAAGTGGGCCAGATCATCACCTTTGGGGCGCTGTTATCAAAAGCGGCTGTTCGAGATATCGGCCGGGTTTTGCAAATGCCCTATGGTCAGGTCGACCGCCTTTCTAAAATGATTCCGGTGGAAGGGGTGAAGCCCGTCAGCATTGAAAAAGCTTTGGCTGATGAGCCACGTTTGCGCGAAGAGGCGCAAAATGAAGAGGTTGTGGACCGTTTGCTGACTTACGGGCAACAGGTCGAGGGGTTGTTGCGCAATGCGTCGACCCATGCGGCCGGGGTGGTGATCGGCGATCGGCCGCTGGATGCGCTGGTGCCCCTATATCAGGATCCCAGATCGGATATGCCCGCCACGCAGTTCAATATGAAATGGGTAGAACAAGCCGGTCTGGTGAAATTCGACTTTCTGGGATTGAAAACCCTAACCGTGATTCAAAACGCGGTTGATTTGGTGATTAAATCCGGCCGGGCGCTGCATATCGCGGCGGATGGCAGCAGTTTATATGAGCCAGCGACGGGTACGCAGGATGATATTGCGGCGATCCCGCTTGATGATGAAAAATCATACGCGCTCTATGCGGCGGCAAAAACAATCGCGGTGTTTCAGGTGGAATCCAGCGGTATGATGGATGCGCTAAAGCGGATGAAGCCGACTTGTATTGAAGATATTGTGGCGCTTGTAGCTTTATACCGCCCGGGTCCGATGGAAAATATTCCAACCTATTGCGAAGTGAAAAACGGCTTGAAAGACCGGGCCTCTATCCACCCCCTTATCGATGATATCTTGGAAGAAACCCAAGGCATTATCGTCTATCAGGAACAAGTGATGCAGATCGCGCAGGTGATGGCGAATTATAGCCTTGGCGGGGCCGATCTTTTACGCCGCGCGATGGGAAAAAAGATCAAAGAGGCGATGGATGCCGAGCGCCCTAAATTTGAAACGGGTGCGGCGGAAAATGGAGTAGACGCAAAAAAAGCCTCTGAAGTTTTCGATTTGTTGGAGAAATTCGCCAATTACGGGTTTAACAAATCGCATGCCGCCGCTTATGCCGTGGTCAGCTATCAAACCGCGTGGCTCAAAGCCAACCATCCGGTCGAATTCATGGCCGGGGTGATGAATTGTGACCTGCACTTAACAGATAAGCTGGCGGTTTATTTTGAAGAGGTACGCAAAGGTCTGTCATTGCCGTTCGTGCCGCCCTGCATCAACCGCTCACAAGCGACGTTTGACGTGCATGAGGGCGCGCTGGTCTATGCGCTTGGGGCATTAAAGAATGTGGGCGTGGAGGCGATGCGGCTGTTTACGCAGGCGCGTCATGTAGAGGGCGTTGAGCGGCCTTTTGTAACCTTGTTTGATGTGGCGCGGCGGGTGGATCTGAAGCGCGTTGGCAAGCGGCCATTGGAGATGCTGGCCCGGGCGGGGGCGTTTGACCAACTGGACGGCAATCGGCGCAGAGTCTTTTCCAGCCTAGATGCTTTGGTCGGCTATTCAGCCGCAATTCATGAACAAAAAGCCTCTAACCAGGTCTCTTTATTCGGCGAGGCGGGTGAGGATCTGCCCGAACCGCGACTGATTTCAATGGAAGATTGGCTGCCCGCAGAACGTTTGTCTGAAGAGTTTTCTGCAATCGGCTTTTATCTATCGGGGCATCCGCTGGATGATTACATGGCGCCGTTGCGGCGCAAAGGCGTGATGACATTGGAAGAGCTTCAGAAAAAAGCCCAAAATGGTCCGCTGGTTGCAAAACTGGCAGGCGTTGTTGCGGGCCGGCAAGAGCGCAAATCAGCAAAAGGCAATCGCTTTGCCTTTGCGCAACTGAGCGATGTGAGCGGCGCCTATGAGGTGACGTTATTTTCTGATGCGCTGGAAAAAAGCAGAGAGTTTTTAGAAGCGGGCGCGCAGGTCCTTGTGGGGGTTGAAGCCAGTCTTGAATCGGACCAGTTGAAGCTTTTGGCGCGTTCGGTCGTACCGTTAGATGGGGCGATTGCGGATGCGGGGGCGACGGGTTTGCGTATTTTTATCGATAATTTGGACAGTGTGCCCTCTGTGGCTTCGGTGTTGCAGCAGGCGGCGGGCACCAGCAAACGCGGCGGCAAAGGGCCGATTTATTTTTGTTTGTTGAATGCGGATTTGCCCGGCGAAGTTGAAATTGACATTGGTCAGGAATTTCCCGTTACACCGCAAATCAAAGGTGCGATCAAAAGTTTGGGTGGTGTGTTGCAGGTAGAAGAGCTTTAG